One region of Arvicola amphibius chromosome 3, mArvAmp1.2, whole genome shotgun sequence genomic DNA includes:
- the Celsr3 gene encoding cadherin EGF LAG seven-pass G-type receptor 3 isoform X3, producing the protein MARRPLWWGLRGPSTPILLLLLLSLFPFSREELGGGGDQGWDPGVATATGPRAQIGSGAVALCPESPGVWEDGESGLGVREPVFMRLRVGRQSTRNERGTHEQPNAELVVQALGSGEQDAGQGPGYLLCWHPEISSCGRTGPLRRGSLPLEALSPGNPDLGNIPPHSSDLLAQPDGSRSVSFQRNARRAFRKRAETSRCCGKLWAPGRKGQGERSATSRTERVPLRRNCLPGSLGSDPGENSAPRAVRTVLTPDSAPREPRTAPEPAPERMRSRGPFRRRFLFQRPGPRPPGFQTGSEATHIPSNNQGRSRRAANRHPQFPQYNYQTLVPENEAAGTAVLRVVAQDPDPGEAGRLVYSLAALMNSRSLELFSIDPQSGLIRTAAALDRESMERHYLRVTAQDHGSPRLSATTMVAVTVADRNDHAPVFEQAQYRETLRENVEEGYPILQLRATDGDAPPNANLRYRFVGSPAARKEAAAAFEIDPRSGLISTSGRVDREHMESYELVVEASDQGQEPGPRSATVRVHITVLDENDNAPQFSEKRYVAQVREDVRPHTVVLRVTATDQDKDANGLVHYNIISGNSRGHFAIDSLTGEIQVVAPLDFEAEREYALRIRAQDAGRPPLSNNTGLASIQVVDINDHTPIFVSTPFQVSVLENAPLGHSVIHIQAVDADHGENSRLEYSLTGVAPDTPFVINSATGWVSVSGPLDRESVEHYFFGVEARDHGSPPLSASASVTVTVLDVNDNRPEFTMKEYHLRLNEDAAVGTSVVSVTAVDRDANSAISYQITGGNTRNRFAISTQGGVGLVTLALPLDYKQERYFKLVLTASDRALHDHCYVHINITDANTHRPVFQSAHYSVSMNEDRPVGSTVVVISASDDDVGENARITYLLEDNLPQFRIDADSGAITLQAPLDYEDQVTYTLAITARDNGIPQKADTTYVEVMVNDVNDNAPQFVASHYTGLVSEDAPPFTSVLQISATDRDAHANGRVQYTFQNGEDGDGDFTIEPTSGIVRTVRRLDREAVPVYELTAYAVDRGVPPLRTPVSIQVTVQDVNDNAPVFPAEEFEVRVKENSIVGSVVAQITAVDPDEGPNAHIMYQIVEGNIPELFQMDIFSGELTALIDLDYEARQEYVIVVQATSAPLVSRATVHVRLVDQNDNSPVLSNFQILFNNYVSNRSDTFPSGIIGRIPAYDPDVSDHLFYSFERGNELQLLVVNQTSGELRLSRKLDNNRPLVASMLVTVTDGLHSVTAQCVLRVVIITEELLANSLTVRLENMWQERFLSPLLGHFLEGVAAVLATPTEDVFIFNIQNDTDVGGTVLNVSFSALAPRGAGAGAAGPWFSSEELQEQLYVRRAALAARSLLDVLPFDDNVCLREPCENYMKCVSVLRFDSSAPFLASASTLFRPIQPIAGLRCRCPPGFTGDFCETELDLCYSNPCRNGGACARREGGYTCVCRPRFTGEDCELDTEAGRCVPGVCRNGGTCTNAPNGGFRCQCPAGGAFEGPRCEVAARSFPPSSFVMFRGLRQRFHLTLSLSFATVQPSGLLFYNGRLNEKHDFLALELVAGQVRLTYSTGESNTVVSPTVPGGLSDGQWHTVHLRYYNKPRTDALGGAQGPSKDKVAVLSVDDCNVAVALQFGAEIGNYACAAAGVQTSSKKSLDLTGPLLLGGVPNLPENFPVSHKDFIGCMRDLHIDGRRMDMAAFVANNGTMAGCQAKLHFCASGPCKNNGFCSERWGGFSCDCPVGFGGKDCRLTMAHPYRFHGNGTLRWDFGNDMTVSVPWYLGLAFRTRATKGVLMQVQLGPHSVLLCQLDQGLLSVTLSRASGHAAYLLLDHTTVSDGRWHDLRLEMQEEPGGRRGHHVFMVSLDFNLFQDTMAVGGELQGLRVKQLHVGGLPPSSKEEGPQGLVGCIQGVWIGFTPVGSSALPPPSHRVNVEPGCAVTDACASGPCPPHANCKDLWQTFSCTCWPGYYGPGCVDACLLNPCQNQGSCRHLQGTPHGYICDCPNGYFGQHCEHRMDQQCPRGWWGSPTCGPCNCDVHKGFDPNCNKTNGQCHCKEFYYRPRGSDSCLPCDCYPVGSTSRSCAPHSGQCPCRPGALGRQCNSCDSPFAEVTASGCRVLYDACPKSLRSGVWWPQTKFGVLATVPCPRGALGLRGTGTAVRLCDEDQGWLEPDLFNCTSPAFRELSLLLDGLELNKTALDTVEAKKLAQRLREVTGQIDHYFSQDVRVTARLLAYLLAFESHQQGFGLTATQDAHFNENLLWAGSALLAPETGDLWAALGQRAPGGSPGSAGLVRHLEEYAATLARNMELTYLNPVGLVTPNIMLSIDRMEHPSSAQGAHRYPRYHSNLFRGQDAWDPHTHVLLPSQSPQPSPSEALPTSSNTENTTASSVVSPTAPPEPEPEPGISIVILLVYRTLGGLLPAQFQAERRGARLPQNPVMNSPVVSVAVFHGRNFLRGVLVSPINLEFRLLQTANRSKAICVQWDPPGPADQHGMWTARDCELVHRNGSHARCRCSRTGTFGVLMDASPRERLEGDLELLAVFTHVVVAVSVTALVLTAAVLLSLRSLKSNVRGIHANVAAALGVAELLFLLGIHRTHNQLLCTAVAILLHYFFLSTFAWLLVQGLHLYRMQVEPRNVDRGAMRFYHALGWGVPAVLLGLAVGLDPEGYGNPDFCWISIHEPLIWSFAGPIVLVIVMNGTMFLLAARTSCSTGQREAKKTSVLTLRSSFLLLLLVSASWLFGLLAVNHSVLAFHYLHAGLCGLQGLAVLLLFCVLNADARAAWTPACLGKKAAPEETRPAPGTGSGVYNNTALFEESGLIRITLGASTVSSVSSARSGRAQDQDSQRGRSYLRDNVLVRHGSTADHIEHSLQAHAGPTDLDVAMFHRDAGADSDSDSDLSLEEERSLSIPSSESEDNGRTRGRFQRPLRRAAQSERLLAHPKDMDGNDLLSYWPALGECEAAAPCALQAWGSERRLGLDTNKDAANNNQPDLALTSGDETSLGRAQRQRKGILKNRLQYPLVPKTRGTPELSWCRAATLGHRAVPAASYGRIYAGGGTGSLSQPASRYSSREQLDLLLRRQLSRERLEEVPVPAPVLRPLSRPGSQEHLDAASSRLEPRDRVSTLPRRQPPRDYPGTMAGRFGSRDPLDLGAPREWLNTLPPPRRNRDLDPQHPPLLLTPQRQLSRDPLLPSRPLDSLSRISNSREQLDQVPSRHPSREALGPAPQLLRAREDPASGPSHGPSTEQLDILSSILASFNSSALSSVQSSSTPSGPHTTATPSATASALGPSTPRSATSHSISELSPDSEIPRSEGHS; encoded by the exons ATGGCGAGGCGGCCTCTATGGTGGGGTCTCCGGGGACCGTCGACCCCGATACTactgctccttctcctctctttgttCCCTTTTAGCCGAGAGGAGCTGGGGGGCGGTGGGGACCAGGGCTGGGACCCAGGGGTAGCTACTGCTACTGGGCCAAGAGCGCAGATCGGCAGTGGAGCCGTAGCTCTTTGTCCCGAGTCTCCCGGCGTCTGGGAGGATGGAGAGTCTGGCCTGGGAGTCAGGGAACCTGTCTTCATGAGGCTTCGAGTAGGTAGGCAAAGCACCCGGAACGAACGAGGGACCCATGAGCAACCAAACGCGGAGCTGGTGGTCCAGGCATTGGGTAGTGGGGAGCAAGATGCTGGTCAGGGTCCAGGATATCTGTTATGTTGGCATCCAGAGATCTCCTCTTGTGGGCGGACAGGGCCTTTACGAAGAGGTAGCCTGCCGCTCGAAGCTCTGTCCCCAGGGAATCCAGATCTGGGGAACATCCCTCCCCACTCTTCGGACCTTCTGGCTCAGCCTGATGGCTCCAGGTCAGTGTCCTTCCAGCGCAATGCTAGGAGAGCCTTTCGCAAGAGAGCGGAAACCTCTCGCTGCTGTGGGAAACTGTGGGCGCCAGGACGCAAGGGTCAGGGTGAGAGATCCGCGACTTCTCGGACGGAGAGGGTACCCCTTCGGCGGAACTGCCTCCCCGGCTCTCTGGGATCTGACCCAGGGGAGAATTCAGCACCACGTGCTGTGAGGACAGTTCTTACGCCAGATTCAGCACCACGCGAGCCCCGGACAGCTCCCGAGCCGGCTCCCGAGCGCATGCGCTCCCGCGGTCCTTTCCGCCGCCGTTTCCTCTTTCAGCGCCCTGGGCCGCGCCCTCCAGGGTTCCAAACAGGTTCTGAAGCCACGCATATACCTTCCAATAACCAGGGTCGGTCCCGGCGTGCCGCAAACCGCCACCCGCAGTTTCCTCAATACAACTACCAGACACTGGTACCTGAAAATGAGGCAGCGGGCACAGCGGTGCTGCGCGTCGTGGCGCAGGACCCGGACCCAGGCGAGGCGGGGCGTCTCGTCTACTCGCTGGCGGCGCTCATGAACAGCCGCTCGCTGGAGCTTTTCAGCATTGATCCTCAGAGTGGCCTCATCCGCACAGCGGCCGCTCTGGACCGTGAGAGTATGGAACGCCACTACCTTCGAGTGACCGCACAGGACCACGGCTCACCGCGCCTCTCAGCCACCACCATGGTGGCGGTGACAGTAGCTGACCGCAATGATCACGCGCCAGTGTTTGAGCAAGCCCAGTATCGGGAAACACTTCGTGAGAATGTGGAAGAAGGATATCCCATCCTGCAGTTGCGTGCTACCGACGGCGATGCGCCACCTAATGCCAACCTGCGCTACCGCTTCGTAGGGTCGCCAGCTGCACGCAAGGAGGCAGCCGCAGCCTTTGAGATTGATCCACGTTCGGGCCTTATCAGCACCAGTGGCCGCGTGGACAGGGAACACATGGAAAGCTACGAGTTGGTGGTAGAAGCTAGTGACCAGGGCCAGGAGCCGGGGCCACGTTCAGCCACCGTTCGAGTGCACATAACTGTGCTGGATGAGAATGATAACGCGCCTCAGTTCAGCGAGAAGCGCTATGTGGCACAGGTGCGTGAAGATGTGCGCCCTCATACAGTGGTGCTACGTGTCACGGCCACAGACCAGGACAAGGACGCCAATGGTTTGGTGCACTATAACATCATCAGCGGCAACAGCCGTGGCCATTTTGCCATCGACAGTCTCACGGGTGAGATCCAGGTTGTGGCACCTCTGGActttgaggcagagagagagtacGCGTTGCGTATCCGGGCACAAGATGCAGGGAGGccacctttgtccaacaacacaGGCCTGGCAAGCATCCAGGTGGTAGACATCAACGACCATACACCTATCTTTGTCAGCACACCATTTCAGGTCTCTGTTCTGGAAAATGCACCCCTGGGTCACTCAGTCATTCACATTCAGGCAGTGGATGCAGATCACGGGGAGAACTCCAGGTTGGAGTATTCTTTAACTGGTGTGGCACCAGACACACCCTTTGTGATAAACAGTGCCACTGGCTGGGTCTCTGTGAGTGGTCCCCTAGATCGTGAGTCTGTGGAACATTACTTCTTTGGCGTAGAGGCACGAGACCATGGGTCACCCCCACTCTCTGCTTCAGCCAGTGTCACAGTAACTGTGTTGGATGTCAATGACAATCGGCCAGAGTTCACCATGAAAGAATACCATCTTCGGCTCAATGAGGATGCAGCTGTGGGCACCAGTGTGGTCAGTGTGACCGCAGTGGACCGAGATGCCAACAGTGCCATCAGCTACCAAATCACAGGTGGCAACACTCGGAACCGATTTGCCATCAGCACCCAAGGTGGTGTGGGCTTGGTGACACTGGCTCTGCCGCTGGATTACAAGCAGGAGCGCTACTTCAAGCTGGTGCTTACCGCATCTGACCGTGCCCTTCATGATCACTGCTATGTACATATCAACATCACGGATGCCAACACACATAGGCCTGTCTTTCAAAGTGCTCATTACTCCGTGAGCATGAACGAAGACCGACCAGTGGGTAGCACTGTGGTGGTCATCAGTGCTTCTGATGATGATGTGGGTGAAAATGCTCGCATCACTTATCTTTTGGAAGACAACCTGCCCCAGTTCCGAATTGATGCAGACTCAGGGGCCATTACGCTACAAGCTCCACTGGACTATGAGGACCAAGTGACATACACATTGGCCATTACTGCTCGGGATAATGGCATCCCACAGAAAGCAGATACCACATATGTAGAGGTAATGGTCAACGATGTAAATGACAACGCTCCTCAGTTTGTGGCCTCCCACTATACAGGCTTGGTCTCTGAAGATGCTCCACCCTTCACTAGTGTTCTGCAGATCTCAGCCACTGACCGGGATGCTCATGCCAATGGCCGGGTCCAATATACTTTCCAGAATGGggaagatggagatggagattTTACCATTGAGCCTACCTCTGGCATTGTCAGGACTGTGAGGCGACTGGACCGGGAAGCAGTGCCAGTGTATGAGCTGACTGCTTATGCTGTGGACCGTGGTGTGCCCCCACTTCGGACTCCAGTCAGCATCCAGGTGACTGTACAAGATGTGAATGACAATGCCCCTGTCTTCCCGGCGGAGGAGTTTGAAGTGAGGGTGAAGGAGAACAGCATTGTAGGCTCAGTGGTGGCTCAGATCACTGCAGTGGACCCCGATGAAGGTCCCAATGCCCACATCATGTACCAGATTGTGGAAGGGAACATCCCCGAGCTGTTCCAAATGGACATCTTCTCTGGAGAGCTGACAGCACTCATAGACCTGGATTATGAGGCTCGCCAGGAGTATGTGATTGTGGTACAGGCCACATCTGCTCCTCTGGTCAGCCGGGCCACTGTCCATGTGCGTCTGGTTGACCAGAACGACAACAGTCCTGTGCTCAGCAACTTCCAGATTCTCTTCAACAACTACGTATCCAACCGTTCTGACACCTTCCCTTCAGGCATCATTGGGCGCATTCCAGCTTATGACCCGGATGTCTCTGACCACCTCTTTTACTCCTTTGAGAGGGGCAATGAGCTGCAGCTGCTGGTGGTCAACCAGACCAGTGGGGAGCTTCGACTCAGCCGGAAGTTAGACAACAACCGCCCACTAGTGGCCTCCATGCTGGTAACTGTAACAG ATGGCCTGCATAGTGTTACTGCACAGTGTGTGCTGCGTGTGGTCATCATCACGGAGGAGTTGCTGGCCAACAGCTTGACTGTGCGCCTGGAGAACATGTGGCAAGAGCGCTTCCTATCACCGCTGCTGGGCCATTTTCTTGAAGGCGTGGCTGCAGTGCTCGCAACCCCTACCGAGGATGTTTTCATCTTCAACATCCAGAACGACACGGACGTGGGGGGCACCGTGCTTAACGTGAGCTTCTCGGCTCTGGCCCCTCGTGGGGCTGGGGCAGGCGCTGCAGGGCCCTGGTTCAGCTCCGAGGAGCTGCAGGAGCAGCTGTACGTGCGCCGCGCCGCCTTGGCTGCCCGCTCGCTGCTCGACGTGCTGCCCTTTGATGACAACGTGTGCTTGCGCGAGCCCTGCGAGAACTACATGAAATGTGTGTCAGTGCTTCGCTTTGACTCCTCCGCGCCCTTCCTGGCCTCGGCTTCCACGCTCTTCCGACCCATCCAGCCCATCGCCGGCCTGCGCTGCCGCTGCCCGCCTGGCTTCACGGGAGATTTCTGCGAGACTGAGCTCGACCTCTGCTACTCGAACCCGTGTCGCAATGGCGGCGCGTGTGCGCGGCGCGAGGGAGGCTACACCTGTGTGTGCCGCCCGCGCTTCACCG GCGAAGACTGCGAGCTGGACACCGAAGCTGGACGCTGCGTGCCAGGCGTCTGCCGCAACGGGGGCACCTGTACCAACGCGCCCAATGGCGGCTTTCGCTGCCAGTGCCCCGCGGGCGGCGCTTTCGAGGGCCCGCGCTGTGAGGTGGCCGCACGCTCCTTCCCTCCCAGTTCGTTCGTCATGTTCCGAGGCCTGCGGCAGCGCTTCCACCTCACACTGTCCCTCTC GTTTGCAACAGTGCAGCCCAGCGGGCTACTCTTCTACAACGGACGCCTAAATGAGAAGCATGACTTTCTGGCTCTAGAGCTTGTGGCTGGCCAAGTGCGGCTTACATATTCCACGG GTGAATCCAATACAGTGGTGAGCCCCACAGTTCCAGGAGGCCTGAGTGATGGACAGTGGCATACCGTGCATCTGAGATACTACAACAAG CCCCGGACAGATGCCCTAGGGGGTGCTCAGGGCCCTTCGAAGGACAAGGTGGCTGTGTTGAGTGTGGATGACTGCAATGTGGCTGTGGCTCTGCAGTTTGGTGCTGAGATTGGCAACTACGCATGTGCAGCTGCTGGTGTGCAAACAAGCTCCAAGAA GTCCCTGGACCTGACGGGCCCTCTGCTCTTGGGGGGTGTCCCCAACCTTCCCGAGAACTTCCCCGTATCCCACAAGGACTTCATTGGCTGCATGCGAGACTTGCACATTGATGGCCGCCGAATGGACATGGCAGCCTTCGTTGCAAACAATGGCACTATGGCAG GCTGTCAGGCTAAGTTGCACTTCTGTGCCTCAGGCCCCTGTAAGAACAATGGCTTCTGCTCAGAGCGCTGGGGTGGCTTCAGCTGTGACTGTCCTGTGGGCTTTGGTGGCAAAGACTGTCGTCTCA CAATGGCCCATCCCTACCGTTTCCATGGCAACGGCACTCTGCGTTGGGACTTTGGAAATGACATGACTGTGTCTGTGCCCTGGTACCTGGGACTAGCATTTCGAACACGGGCAACAAAAGGGGTCCTGATGCAAGTACAGCTTGGGCCACATAGCGTGCTCCTCTGCCAG CTGGATCAGGGGTTGCTGTCTGTGACACTAAGTAGGGCCTCAGGCCATGCCGCCTACCTCCTGTTGGACCACACGACAGTCAGTGATGGCCGGTGGCATGATCTTCGGCTGGAGATGCAGGAGGAGCCAGGTGGCCGAAGGGGCCATCACGTCTTTATGGTTTCACTGGACTTCAACCTCTTCCAG GACACCATGGCTGTGGGGGGTGAGCTGCAGGGCCTGAGAGTAAAGCAGCTCCATGTGGGAGGCCTGCCCCCCAGCAGTAAGGAGGAGGGTCCACAGGGTCTGGTTGGCTGTATCCAG GGGGTCTGGATTGGCTTTACACCCGTTGGGTCCTCAGCCCTGCCACCTCCCAGCCACAGAGTAAATGTGGAACCTGGCTGTGCTGTGACCGACGCCTGTGCATCTGGGCCCTGTCCACCCCATGCTAACTGCAAAGACCTCTGGCAGACCTTTTCCTGCACCTGCTGGCCAG GTTACTATGGCCCAGGTTGTGTGGATGCCTGCCTCTTGAACCCTTGTCAAAACCAGGGATCATGCCGGCACCTTCAAGGAACCCCCCACGGCTATATCTGTGACTGTCCAAATGGCTACTTTGGTCAGCACTGTGAACACAG GATGGACCAGCAATGCCCTCGGGGCTGGTGGGGAAGCCCAACGTGTGGTCCCTGCAACTGTGATGTTCACAAGGGCTTTGACCCGAACTGCAACAAGACAAACGGGCAGTGCCACTGCAAG GAGTTCTACTACCGACCAAGGGGCAGTGACTCATGCCTCCCTTGTGACTGCTACCCTGTGGGCTCCACCTCGCGCTCATGTGCACCCCACAGCGGGCAGTGCCCCTGCCGTCCAGGAGCCCTTGGCCGGCAGTGTAACAGCTGTGACAGCCCCTTTGCAGAGGTGACAGCCAGTGGCTGCCGAG TACTCTATGATGCCTGCCCCAAGTCCCTGAGATCTGGTGTGTGGTGGCCCCAGACTAAGTTTGGTGTTTTGGCCACAGTACCCTGTCCCCGGGGGGCCTTGG GATTGCGGGGTACAG GTACTGCGGTGCGGCTGTGTGATGAGGACCAGGGTTGGCTGGAGCCTGACCTGTTCAACTGTACCTCACCTGCCTTCCGGGAACTCAGTCTGCTG CTGGATGGCCTGGAGCTGAACAAGACAGCACTGGATACCGTGGAGGCCAAGAAGCTGGCTCAGCGGCTACGGGAGGTGACCGGCCAGATTGACCACTACTTTAGCCAAGATGTCCGAGTTACTGCCCGCTTGCTGGCCTACTTGCTGGCTTTTGAGAGCCATCAGCAGGGCTTTGGGCTGACAGCCACTCAAGATGCCCACTTCAATGAG AATCTGCTGTGGGCCGGTTCTGCACTGCTTGCTCCAGAGACAGGAGACTTGTGGGCAGCCCTGGGGCAGCGAGCCCCTGGGGGCTCCCCAGGAAGCGCAGGGCTAGTGCGGCATCTGGAGGAATATGCAGCCACACTTGCGAGGAATATGGAGCTGACATATCTGAACCCTGTTGGACTAGTCACACCCAATATCA TGCTCAGCATTGACCGCATGGAGCATCCTAGTTCAGCTCAGGGAGCTCATCGTTACCCCCGCTACCACAGCAACCTTTTCCGGGGCCAGGATGCCTGGGATCCCCATACACATGTGCTGTTGCCTTCCCAGTCCCCACAGCCATCCCCATCTGAAG CTCTGCCCACAAGCAGCAACACAGAAAACACTACAGCCTCAAGTGTGGTCTCCCCAACAGCCCCTCCggagcctgagcctgagcctggGATCTCCATTGTCATTCTCCTTGTGTACCGCACCTTGGGAGGGCTTCTTCCTGCACAGTTCCAGGCTGAGCGCAGGGGCGCCAG GCTCCCCCAGAACCCTGTTATGAACTCCCCGGTGGTCAGCGTGGCTGTTTTCCATGGACGCAACTTCCTAAGAGGTGTTCTGGTGTCCCCAATCAACCTTGAGTTCCGCCTACTACAGACAGCGAATCGGAGCAAGGCGATCTGTGTGCAGTGGGACCCACCTGGCCC GGCAGACCAGCATGGGATGTGGACGGCAAGGGACTGCGAGCTGGTGCACAGGAATGGATCCCATGCACGGTGTCGCTGTAGCCGGACAGGCACTTTTGGAGTCCTTATGGATGCCTCTCCCCGTGAG CGGCTAGAGGGAGACCTGGAGCTGCTGGCGGTGTTCACGCACGTGGTCGTGGCCGTGTCTGTAACTGCACTAGTCCTGACCGCAGCTGTCCTGCTGAGCCTGCGCAGCCTCAAGTCCAATGTGCGTGGGATCCACGCCAACGTGGCAGCTGCCCTGGGAGTAGCAGAGCTCCTCTTTCTGCTGGGAATCCACAGGACCCACAACCAG CTGCTGTGCACCGCCGTCGCCATCCTCCTGCACTACTTCTTCCTCAGCACCTTCGCGTGGCTCCTGGTGCAGGGCCTACACCTTTATCGGATGCAGGTTGAGCCTCGAAATGTGGATCGTGGTGCCATGCGCTTCTACCATGCTTTGGGATGGGGCGTCCCTGCCGTGTTGTTAG GCCTGGCTGTTGGACTAGACCCGGAGGGCTATGGGAACCCTGACTTCTGCTGGATCTCCATCCATGAACCTCTTATCTGGAGTTTCGCTGGCCCTATCGTCCTTGTCATTGTG ATGAATGGGACCATGTTTCTCCTCGCTGCCCGCACATCCTGCTCCACAGGGCAGAGGGAGGCCAAGAAGACCTCTGTGCT GACCCTGCGCAGctcctttctgctcctcctgctggTCAGTGCCTCCTGGCTCTTTGGCCTCCTGGCAGTCAACCACAGCGTACTGGCCTTTCACTACCTCCATGCTGGACTCTGTGGCCTTCAG GGCCTGGCTGTCCTGCtgctcttctgtgtcctgaatgcCGATGCTCGGGCTGCTTGGACCCCGGCCTGTCTAGGCAAGAAGGCAGCTCCTGAGGAGACAAGGCCAGCACCCGGGACG GGGTCTGGAGTCTATAACAACACAGCCCTCTTTGAGGAGAGTGGCCTTATCCGCATCACTCTGGGTGCCTCTACCGTCTCTTCCGTGAGCAGTGCCCGCTCCGGCAGGGCCCAGGACCAGGACAGCCAACGGGGCCGCAGCTACCTCAG GGACAATGTTCTGGTTCGACATGGCTCAACCGCTGACCACATTGAGCACAGCCTCCAGGCTCACGCTGGCCCCACTGACCTGGATGTGGCTATGTTCCATCGAGATGCTG GTGCGGACTCTGACTCTGACAGTGACCTATccttggaggaggagaggagtcTATCCATCCCCTCTTCAGAAAGTGAGGACAATGGCCGGACGCGAGGGCGTTTCCAACGTCCACTCCGCAGGGCAGCCCAGAGTGAGAGGCTCCTTGCCCACCCCAAAG ATATGGACGGCAATGACCTCCTGTCCTACTGGCCAGCCCTGGGAGAGTGTGAGGCAGCAGCACCGTGCGCTCTGCAGGCCTGGGGCTCTGAGAGGCGCCTTGGACTAGACACCAACAAAGATGCAGCCAATAACAACCAGCCAGATCTGGCCTTGACGAGTGGAGATGAAACCTCCCTGGGCCGGGCCCAGCGGCAGAGGAAAG GCATCCTAAAGAATAGGTTGCAGTACCCACTGGTGCCCAAGACTCGAGGCACTCCTGAGCTGTCCTGGTGCCGTGCAGCTACCTTGGGCCACCGTGCTGTGCCAGCTGCCTCCTATGGTCGCATCTATGCAGGCGGGGGCACAGGTAGTCTTTCACAGCCAGCCAGTCGCTACTCTTCCCGAGAGCAGCTGGACTTACTGCTAAGGCGGCAGCTGAGCCGGGAGAGACTAGAGGAAGTTCCAGTTCCTGCCCCTGTTTTGCGTCCCCTGAGCCGGCCAGGCTCCCAGGAACACCTGGATGCTGCATCAAGCCGCCTAGAGCCCAGAGATCGGGTCAGCACCCTACCACGGAGGCAGCCACCCCGGGACTACCCTGGAACTATGGCTGGACGCTTTGGGTCACGGGATCCACTGGACTTAGGGGCACCCCGAGAATGGTTGAACACACTGCCCCCACCCCGCCGCAACCGGGACCTTGACCCACAGCACCCACctcttctcctgactccacagcGGCAACTCTCAAGGGACCCCCTCTTGCCATCTCGGCCCCTGGACTCTCTGTCTAGGATCTCGAACTCTCGGGAGCAGCTGGACCAGGTGCCTAGTCGGCATCCCTCACGAGAGGCCCTTGGACCAGCCCCACAGCTTCTCAGAGCCAGGGAGGACCCGGCCAGCGGCCCTAGCCATGGCCCCTCTACGGAGCAACTCGACATCCTCTCCTCTATCCTTGCCTCCTTCAACTCCTCAGCCCTGTCTTCGGTGCAGTCCTCAAGCACGCCCTCGGGCCCTCACACCACTGCCACGCCTTCTGCCACAGCCTCTGCACTTGGGCCTTCCACACCTCGCTCAGCCACATCCCACAGCATCTCGGAGTTGTCACCAGATTCAGA AATTCCCAGAAGCGAAGGTCACTCCTGA